Part of the Solwaraspora sp. WMMA2065 genome is shown below.
CCGGAACACACCCGGCTCCGACGCCTGGTCGCCAAGGCGTTCACCGGCCGGCGGGTCGAACAGCTCCGACCACAGACCCGGCAGTTCGCCGACGAACTGCTGACCGGCATGATCGGCGACGGGCCGCCAGCCGACCTCGTCGAACGGTTCGCCACCCCGCTGCCGGTCCGGGTCATCTGCGAACTGCTCGGCGTCCCCTACGCCGACCGGGAACACTTCCACACTTGGAGCGAAGCGGTCGTGTCCACCACCTCGCTCTCCCCCGAGCAGGTAGCGGGGTATCTCGAGAACCTGCACGGCTACATCGCCGGACTGGTGGAACAGCGCCGCCGGCACCCGACCGACGACCTGCTCGGCGCCATGGTCCACGCCCGGGACACCGACGCGAGCCGGCTCACCGAGACCGAACTCGTGCAGCTCGCCGCCGGACTGCTGGCCGCCGGCCACGAGACCACCGTGACCCAGATCCCCAACTTCGTCTACGTCCTGCTCACCCAGCCGGACCAGTTCGCCGCCCTGCGCGCCGACCCGGCCCTGGTGCCGGGCGCCGTCGAGGAACTGACCCGGTACGTTCCGCTCGGCGCCGCCTCCTCGTTCGCCCGGTACGCCACCGTCGACGTCGAGGTCGGCGGAGTACTCGTCCGGGCCGGTGAACCGGTCATCGGATCGTTGTCGGCGGCCAACCGCGACCCCGAGGTCTTCACCGACCCGGACCGGCTGGACCTGACCCGGACCGTCAACCCGCACGTCGGCTTCGGCCACGGCGTACACCATTGTCTCGGCGCCCAACTGGCCAGGATGGAGCTGCAGGTGGCGGTGGAGGCGGTGGTGCGGCGGCTGCCGCAGCTACGGCTGGCCGTACCCGAGGATCAGCTGGTGTGGAAGACCGGCCTGCTGGTCCGCGGGTTGAACGCGATGCCGGTGACCTGGGGTTGATCCTCCTCCGCCGGGCCCGACGCGCGGCCCGGACCATGCCGGCCATCGGACGTGAACCGTTCCAGTCCCCCACGGCCGGTGCCGTGGGTAACCCCGGAGGTGGCGATGAACCAGCGGTCCTGGCAGGTCAGCGTCGACGAGCAACGGTGCGTCGGGTCCGGCATCTGCGCCGGTACCGCGCCGGGGCACTTCAGCCTGGTCGACGGGGTGTCCCAGGGGCCCGCGTCCGACATCGATCCGGCCGAAACAGTCATCGACGCTGCTGAATCATGCCCGGTCGAGGCAATTCTGGTCCGCGACGCCGACGGCACCCCGCTGGCACCGCTGCCCTGACCCGGCGGGTCGGGGCCGACCGACGGCCATCCGGATCTGACCGGAGGCGGACCGGACCACCACCGACGGTCGACTTGCTCACGGCCGCCCCGGTCGACCACGATTCCTCCCGGCACGCATGCGTCCGGTCCCGGCGCTCGGCCCACGAGACGACCGACTCACCTGCGGTCGGTACCTCCCTGACCCGCCCGGAGTCGATCGCGATGAACCGTTGCCCCGTCCGCACCGAACTACCAGGGGTGAAACAACGACGAGCCGCCCGGTGGGCCCGGCACGCCGCAGCCGGTGCCGCGGCACTGCTCCTCGGCGGCATGCTGGTAATCGTCGCCCCCGCCGGCCCGGCGGCCGCACACGCGGTGCTGGTGACGGCGGAGCCCGCCCCCGGATCGGTGCTGGGCAACTCGCCCCGGGAAGTGGTGCTGACCTTCAGCGAACCGGTGCGCCCGGTCACCGGGCGCCTGCAGGTACTGGCGCCGGACGGGAAACGGATCGACGACGGAACACCACGAACCGACGGGACCACCGTCACCCTCCCGGTCCGGGTCGCCGACCGCCCGCTCGGCACCTACCTGGTCAGCTACCGGGTGATCTCGGCGGACAGCCACCCGGTGGGCAGCGGCTACACGTACTCGGTAGGAGCGCCGTCCGCGACGGTGCCCGAGCCGCGCGACGGCGGGCAGCGGCTGCCGGTGGCGGTCGCCGTGACCACCGCGAAGTACGTCGGCTACGCCGGGGTGGTACTCGCCGTCGGCCCCGCGCTGCTGCTGGCGCTGCTGTGGCCGCCCCGGCTGGGCCGCCGGCCCGGCAAGGTCATGGTCGGCACCGGGCTCGGGCTGATCGGCCTGGCCACGGTGGCCGGCCTGTACCTGCAGGCGCCGTACTCGACCGGCAGTGGCCTGCTGGAGGTCTCCGCCGGGGACCTGGCCGCCGTCGTCGACAGCGGGTACGGGCTTGCGCTGCTCGGCCGGCTGGTGGTCCTGGCCGCGGTGGCGGCGCTGGTGTCCCCGGCCCTCGCCGGGGTCGGCGGCACCCGTCGCGGGCTGGCCCTCGTCGGGCTGGGCGTGGCCGGGCTGGTCACCTGGCCGCTGACCGGTCACGCGGTGGCGGCGCCGGTACCGCCGGTCAGTATCGCCGCCGACACCGTGCACATCGCCGCGGTCGGGGTGTGGATCGGCGGGCTGGTGACCCTCGGCGCGGTCCTGCTGCGCCGCACCCACCCCCGTGTCCTGGGCCGGATCCTGCCGGTCTGGTCCCGGTGGGCGACGGTGGCGGTCTGTTGGCTGCTGCTCGCCGGTGCCGTCCAGGCGCTGATGGAGACCGGCGGCCCGACCGCACTGGCCACCACCGGGTACGGGCGGTTGGTGCTGGTGAAGATCGCGCTGGTGGCGGTGCTGCTGTTGACCGCCGGGTACGCGCGACGGCTGGTCGGGCGGTGGCGGGCGTCGCACGTACGGCGACTCACCGGCCTGGTCGGTGTCGAGGTCGCGGTGGCGGTGGCGGCTCTCGGGGCCAGCGCGGTACTGGTGCAGACGACTCCGGCCCGTACCGCCGTCGTCGAGGCTCAGGCCCTCGGGCAGGACACCTTCGCTCAGACGCTGACCAGCTCGCTGTACACCCTCCAGTTCGACATCTACCCGGTGCAGCTCGGCGAACACAACACGGTGCACGCCTACGTGTACACGCCGGAGGGCGCGCCGGTACAGGTGGAGGAGTGGACGATGACCACTTCGCTGCCGGCACAGGACGTCGAGCCGGTAACGACTCTGCTGCTGGGCGTGGACGACAACCACGCGGTCGGCGCGGTCGCGTTTCCCGTGCCGGGCGAGTGGGAGCTGCGCTTCACCATCCGGTTGTCCGACGTCGACCAGGCGACGGTCCGTACCACCGTGCCGGTCCGCTGAACCGGCTGGCGGGCCGGTCTGCGGCAAGGAGACCTGGTCAGGCGACAGCGGTCACTGTTCGGTGAGCCGCCAGTGGGTGGTGCCGCCGGAGCCGACCAGTTCGCCCTCGTCGTCGGCGGGCCCGGCCCCGGTCGGGTCCGCCGGGACGGCGCGGTGGCGGCGGCTGCGCCACCAGACGACGGCCGCGCCGATCGCCGCTCCGCCGGCCAGGCCGGCCAGCAGCAGTCCCATCCCGGTGCCGGCGTTGCCGTCCGAGCCCGCTGCGGCGGCCTGCGCCGGCGGGTCCTGGGCGGCTGCCGGTGCCGGGTCGCCGTGGTGGGCTCCGTGACCGGCGGCCGTCGGGTCGGCCGGTCCGAGGGTCAGCACCGGGCCGGGCCGCGGCGCGTTCGGGCCGCCCCAGTGGACCACGGTGCCGTCGGAGTAGGTCTGGGTCACCGCGAATTCGATCCGGTCCGTGTC
Proteins encoded:
- a CDS encoding cytochrome P450 is translated as MPELRAAEPRSYPFTAPDRLNLDDTYRQLQQDRTLVRVQLPFGEPAWLATRHADVRFVLGDARFSRAASVGRDEPRITPRQIEGGILSMDPPEHTRLRRLVAKAFTGRRVEQLRPQTRQFADELLTGMIGDGPPADLVERFATPLPVRVICELLGVPYADREHFHTWSEAVVSTTSLSPEQVAGYLENLHGYIAGLVEQRRRHPTDDLLGAMVHARDTDASRLTETELVQLAAGLLAAGHETTVTQIPNFVYVLLTQPDQFAALRADPALVPGAVEELTRYVPLGAASSFARYATVDVEVGGVLVRAGEPVIGSLSAANRDPEVFTDPDRLDLTRTVNPHVGFGHGVHHCLGAQLARMELQVAVEAVVRRLPQLRLAVPEDQLVWKTGLLVRGLNAMPVTWG
- a CDS encoding ferredoxin, which produces MNQRSWQVSVDEQRCVGSGICAGTAPGHFSLVDGVSQGPASDIDPAETVIDAAESCPVEAILVRDADGTPLAPLP
- a CDS encoding copper resistance protein CopC; amino-acid sequence: MLVIVAPAGPAAAHAVLVTAEPAPGSVLGNSPREVVLTFSEPVRPVTGRLQVLAPDGKRIDDGTPRTDGTTVTLPVRVADRPLGTYLVSYRVISADSHPVGSGYTYSVGAPSATVPEPRDGGQRLPVAVAVTTAKYVGYAGVVLAVGPALLLALLWPPRLGRRPGKVMVGTGLGLIGLATVAGLYLQAPYSTGSGLLEVSAGDLAAVVDSGYGLALLGRLVVLAAVAALVSPALAGVGGTRRGLALVGLGVAGLVTWPLTGHAVAAPVPPVSIAADTVHIAAVGVWIGGLVTLGAVLLRRTHPRVLGRILPVWSRWATVAVCWLLLAGAVQALMETGGPTALATTGYGRLVLVKIALVAVLLLTAGYARRLVGRWRASHVRRLTGLVGVEVAVAVAALGASAVLVQTTPARTAVVEAQALGQDTFAQTLTSSLYTLQFDIYPVQLGEHNTVHAYVYTPEGAPVQVEEWTMTTSLPAQDVEPVTTLLLGVDDNHAVGAVAFPVPGEWELRFTIRLSDVDQATVRTTVPVR